A region of Plantactinospora sp. BC1 DNA encodes the following proteins:
- a CDS encoding glycoside hydrolase family 127 protein, whose translation MVADQHALDRRRFLRTVGAVTAGTVAATQLPGAAASAAPAQAAPARAAAVPDGAAVTAATLSQGDFYDRNPRWVVKPFGLDQVELLDGTLFAEKRDRILNLLRAYPADRVLHNFRVTAGLPLPEGSTPPGGWDDATGNLRGHYSGHLITAFAQAYASTGDSAYGDKVDYIVAELAACQAAMAASGKYSHPGFLAAYPEDQFVRLESFATYPTIWAPYYTCHKIMRGLLDAYLLAGNAQALTVVTAMGDWVHSRLSVLPRETLNRMWAIYIAGEYGGMNEVMADLHAITGDPKYLATAKCFDNRQSLFDACVEDRDIITRLHANTHVPQFVGYLRVFDQGAEETYHAATENFWHMVVPHRMYAHGGTSGTWPATPDLPANTNAELFQPRGNIAGSIAGNGAETCTSYNLLKVARNLFFHDPDPAYMEYYERTLLNHILGSKRDNESTSTPNVTYFLPLTPGSSRGYGNTGTCCGGSGLENHTKYQESVYFRSADNSTLYVNLYVGSVLTWEANGFIIRQETDYPRSEQAKLTVQGRGRLDIRLRVPGWAEGFSVKINGVARKGKVTPGSYLSIQRNWKPGDTIEVTIPFVLRLEKALDDRDVQAIFNGPVLLPALGTGSSFKEFSLYRHFTLAGDLSRAVVPAGDGTFTTNEHTLRPLYIGDTQAQHVYFRRSEPAIVFGSHDSGVPNRERPDGTSFLDEVWAAAPFKNHSQFMTKVSRTSTEWVQAGLITRDERWDIITAAGNAEDELGS comes from the coding sequence GTGGTCGCAGACCAGCACGCACTTGACCGTCGCCGTTTCCTGCGTACCGTCGGCGCGGTGACCGCCGGCACCGTCGCCGCGACCCAGCTGCCCGGCGCGGCGGCATCGGCCGCACCCGCCCAGGCGGCACCGGCCCGCGCCGCCGCCGTCCCGGACGGGGCGGCGGTGACCGCCGCGACGTTGTCCCAGGGGGACTTCTACGACCGCAACCCGCGCTGGGTGGTGAAGCCGTTCGGGCTGGACCAGGTCGAACTGCTCGACGGTACGCTCTTCGCCGAGAAGCGGGACCGGATCCTGAACCTGCTCCGGGCGTACCCGGCCGACCGGGTGCTGCACAACTTCCGGGTCACCGCCGGGCTGCCGCTGCCGGAGGGGTCCACCCCGCCGGGCGGCTGGGACGATGCCACGGGCAACCTGCGCGGGCACTACAGCGGCCACCTGATCACCGCCTTCGCCCAGGCGTACGCCTCCACCGGCGACTCGGCCTACGGGGACAAGGTGGACTACATCGTCGCCGAGCTGGCCGCCTGCCAGGCGGCGATGGCGGCGAGCGGAAAATACAGCCACCCCGGCTTCCTGGCCGCCTACCCCGAGGACCAGTTCGTCCGGCTGGAGTCCTTCGCCACGTACCCGACGATCTGGGCGCCGTACTACACCTGTCACAAGATCATGCGAGGGCTGCTCGACGCGTACCTGCTGGCCGGGAACGCGCAGGCACTGACCGTGGTCACCGCGATGGGCGACTGGGTGCACAGCCGGCTCTCGGTACTGCCCCGGGAGACCCTGAACCGGATGTGGGCCATCTACATCGCGGGCGAGTACGGCGGGATGAACGAGGTGATGGCCGACCTACACGCCATCACCGGCGACCCGAAATACCTGGCCACGGCGAAGTGCTTCGACAACCGGCAGTCCCTCTTCGACGCCTGTGTGGAGGACCGGGACATCATCACCCGGCTGCACGCCAACACCCACGTACCGCAGTTCGTCGGCTACCTGCGCGTCTTCGACCAGGGCGCCGAGGAGACCTACCACGCGGCGACGGAGAACTTCTGGCACATGGTGGTGCCGCACCGGATGTACGCGCACGGCGGCACCAGCGGCACCTGGCCGGCCACCCCGGACCTGCCGGCGAACACCAACGCCGAACTGTTCCAGCCCCGGGGGAACATCGCGGGCTCGATCGCCGGGAACGGCGCCGAGACGTGTACGTCGTACAACCTGCTCAAGGTGGCCCGGAACCTCTTCTTCCACGACCCGGACCCGGCTTACATGGAGTACTACGAGCGGACGCTGCTCAACCACATCCTCGGGTCCAAGCGGGACAACGAGTCCACCAGCACCCCGAACGTCACCTACTTCCTGCCGCTGACCCCGGGCAGCAGCCGAGGCTACGGCAACACCGGCACCTGCTGCGGCGGCTCCGGCCTGGAGAACCACACCAAATACCAGGAGTCCGTCTACTTCCGGTCGGCGGACAACTCGACGCTCTACGTCAACCTCTACGTCGGGTCGGTGCTGACCTGGGAGGCGAACGGGTTCATCATCCGGCAGGAGACCGACTATCCGCGCAGCGAGCAGGCCAAGCTGACGGTGCAGGGCCGGGGACGGCTGGACATCCGGCTCCGGGTGCCGGGCTGGGCCGAGGGCTTCTCCGTCAAAATCAACGGGGTGGCCCGGAAGGGGAAGGTGACCCCGGGCAGCTACCTGAGCATCCAGCGGAACTGGAAGCCCGGCGACACCATCGAGGTGACGATCCCGTTCGTACTCCGGCTGGAGAAGGCGCTCGACGACCGGGACGTACAGGCGATCTTCAACGGCCCGGTGCTGCTGCCGGCGCTCGGCACCGGCAGCAGCTTCAAGGAGTTCTCGCTCTACCGGCACTTCACCCTGGCCGGTGACCTCTCCCGGGCGGTCGTACCGGCCGGCGACGGCACCTTCACCACCAACGAGCACACGCTGCGGCCGCTCTACATCGGCGACACCCAGGCGCAGCACGTCTATTTCCGGCGCTCCGAGCCGGCGATCGTCTTCGGCTCGCACGACTCCGGGGTCCCGAACCGGGAGCGGCCGGACGGCACGTCGTTCCTCGACGAGGTGTGGGCGGCGGCACCCTTCAAGAACCACAGCCAGTTCATGACGAAGGTCTCCCGCACCTCCACCGAGTGGGTGCAGGCCGGGTTGATCACCCGGGACGAACGCTGGGACATCATCACCGCCGCCGGCAACGCGGAGGACGAGCTGGGCTCCTGA
- a CDS encoding TrmH family RNA methyltransferase, which produces MDSPARLVGDGLENPANAYALRDAAAMFGVPCLFRDGRGLAGRWSAERAGGPLHIIDSAELLAASTPIVAVENAPGATSVFGTAPPAGRPSVVVGNERLGVRPDVLRAATRCVQIPMTGRGVNTLNVASAAAVALHYLLAAVGRRTVRGTRPGARRPAVLLLGPGDHVEAGSTLRSAAAFGWQTVGLDDRAKVWWGTPRPVRTEARAAARSSRNPLKVVPVPAQPPLPARRVVVAGLHVGGPALHRVDLTGGPETLLVIPDEEATGPAEQWRRLGPRVEFARLELPAANVPYRYRLVAAIVLAEVARQLGTRAPGRPGPAPRHRPRYDSALALGDSPDAELVTPAELESY; this is translated from the coding sequence GTGGATAGCCCGGCCCGGCTGGTCGGTGACGGTCTGGAGAACCCGGCCAACGCGTACGCGCTGCGGGACGCCGCCGCGATGTTCGGGGTGCCGTGCCTGTTCCGGGACGGCCGGGGGCTGGCCGGGCGCTGGTCCGCCGAACGGGCCGGCGGGCCGCTGCACATCATCGACAGCGCCGAGCTGCTGGCGGCGTCGACCCCGATCGTCGCCGTCGAGAACGCACCCGGCGCGACCTCCGTCTTCGGTACCGCGCCGCCGGCCGGGCGACCGTCGGTGGTGGTCGGCAACGAACGGCTCGGCGTACGACCGGACGTGCTGCGGGCGGCCACCCGGTGCGTACAGATTCCGATGACGGGTCGCGGGGTGAACACCCTGAACGTCGCCTCGGCGGCGGCGGTGGCCCTGCACTACCTGCTGGCGGCGGTCGGCCGGCGTACCGTCCGGGGCACCCGTCCCGGTGCGCGCCGGCCGGCCGTACTCCTGCTCGGGCCCGGCGACCACGTCGAGGCGGGCAGCACGCTGCGCTCGGCCGCCGCCTTCGGCTGGCAGACGGTGGGACTGGACGACCGGGCGAAGGTGTGGTGGGGCACGCCCCGCCCGGTACGCACCGAGGCCCGGGCCGCCGCCCGCAGCTCCCGCAACCCGCTGAAGGTGGTACCGGTACCGGCGCAGCCGCCGTTGCCGGCCCGGCGGGTGGTGGTCGCCGGGCTGCACGTCGGCGGTCCGGCGCTGCACCGGGTCGACCTGACCGGCGGCCCGGAGACCCTGCTGGTGATCCCGGACGAGGAGGCGACCGGGCCGGCCGAACAGTGGCGGCGGCTCGGCCCGAGGGTGGAGTTCGCCCGGCTGGAGCTGCCGGCGGCGAACGTGCCGTACCGGTACCGGCTGGTCGCGGCGATCGTGCTCGCCGAGGTCGCCCGGCAGCTCGGTACCCGTGCTCCCGGCCGCCCCGGCCCGGCACCCCGGCACCGTCCCCGCTACGACAGCGCGCTCGCCCTGGGCGACTCCCCGGACGCCGAGCTGGTCACCCCGGCGGAGCTGGAGTCGTACTGA
- a CDS encoding O-acetyl-ADP-ribose deacetylase, protein MATIEVVLGDITREHVDAIVTAANESLLGGGGVDGAIHRAAGPRLAEAGGAIAPCPAGEAVATPAFDLDPPVRHVIHTVGPVWEGGGYGEAELLASCYRRCLAVADEVGARSVAFPAIATGVYGFPADRAARIAVQTLRSTPSAVESIRLVAFDEKTRGLIQAALDGADPA, encoded by the coding sequence ATGGCCACCATCGAAGTCGTGCTGGGCGACATCACCCGGGAGCACGTGGACGCGATCGTCACCGCCGCCAACGAGTCGTTGCTGGGTGGCGGCGGTGTGGACGGTGCCATCCACCGGGCGGCCGGTCCGCGGCTCGCCGAGGCGGGCGGGGCGATCGCCCCCTGCCCGGCCGGCGAGGCGGTGGCGACCCCGGCGTTCGACCTCGACCCGCCGGTCCGGCATGTCATCCACACCGTCGGCCCGGTCTGGGAGGGCGGCGGGTACGGCGAAGCCGAGCTGCTCGCCTCCTGCTACCGTCGCTGCCTCGCGGTCGCCGACGAGGTGGGCGCGCGCAGCGTCGCCTTTCCGGCCATCGCCACCGGGGTCTACGGGTTTCCGGCCGACCGGGCGGCGCGGATAGCGGTGCAGACGCTCCGCTCCACTCCGTCGGCGGTCGAGTCGATCCGACTGGTCGCCTTCGACGAGAAGACCCGGGGCCTGATCCAGGCGGCCCTCGACGGTGCCGACCCCGCCTGA
- a CDS encoding SDR family oxidoreductase, translating to MRRRPAARVAVVTGASAGVGRATARLLASRGMRLALLARGDTGLRGAAEDVRAAGGVALPIETDVADYRQVEAAAERATSELGPIDLWVNNAIVSVFAPFKEIGPEEFRRVTEVCYLGYVHGTRAALDRMLARGSGTIVQVGSALAYRSIPLQSAYCGAKHAIAGFTESLRCELLHDRSPVRLTMVHLPAVNTPQFDWVLSRLRNRAQPVPPIYQPELAARAIVHAADRPGRREYWVGASTVGTILGNRLVPGLLDRYLARTGYSGQQTEQPAERGRPANLWHPVDDGTGVDRGAHGSFDTPYRTRSPQLWLSQHRGAVTAGLLSAGTVAGVLFGTTPWRRR from the coding sequence ATGCGGCGGCGACCTGCGGCGCGGGTGGCGGTGGTCACCGGAGCGAGTGCCGGGGTGGGCCGGGCCACGGCCCGGCTGCTGGCCAGCCGGGGGATGCGGCTCGCCCTGCTGGCCCGGGGCGACACCGGCCTGCGGGGCGCCGCCGAGGACGTCCGGGCGGCCGGCGGCGTGGCGCTGCCGATCGAGACCGACGTGGCGGACTACCGCCAGGTGGAGGCGGCGGCGGAGCGGGCGACCAGCGAACTCGGGCCCATCGACCTCTGGGTCAACAACGCCATCGTCTCGGTCTTCGCGCCCTTCAAGGAGATCGGACCGGAGGAGTTCCGGCGGGTGACCGAGGTCTGCTATCTCGGGTACGTCCACGGCACCCGGGCCGCCCTCGACCGGATGCTGGCGCGCGGCAGCGGCACGATCGTGCAGGTCGGGTCGGCACTGGCCTACCGGTCGATCCCGCTCCAGTCCGCGTACTGCGGCGCGAAGCACGCCATCGCGGGCTTCACCGAGTCGCTGCGCTGCGAACTGCTGCACGACCGGAGCCCGGTCCGGCTCACCATGGTGCACCTGCCGGCGGTGAACACCCCGCAGTTCGACTGGGTACTGTCCCGGCTGCGCAACCGCGCCCAGCCGGTGCCACCGATCTACCAGCCCGAACTGGCGGCCCGGGCCATCGTGCACGCTGCCGACCGCCCGGGCCGGCGGGAGTACTGGGTCGGCGCCTCGACGGTCGGCACCATCCTCGGCAACCGGCTGGTGCCCGGCCTGCTCGACCGGTACCTGGCCCGGACGGGGTACTCCGGCCAGCAGACGGAGCAGCCGGCCGAGCGGGGTCGACCGGCCAACCTGTGGCACCCGGTCGACGACGGCACCGGGGTGGACCGGGGCGCGCACGGCTCGTTCGACACGCCGTACCGGACACGGAGTCCGCAACTCTGGCTGTCCCAGCACCGGGGCGCGGTGACAGCGGGTCTGCTCTCGGCCGGTACGGTGGCCGGTGTGCTGTTCGGCACAACGCCCTGGCGCCGACGGTGA
- a CDS encoding polysaccharide deacetylase family protein translates to MVRRAEEQVRGGAVPAATVGAALAVQVVPAVTVLPRVRLRFFPRLSGRGSPGHVALTFDDGPDPASTPLFVETLAAHRTRATFFLLGSMLARAPELGLDLVAAGHEVAVHGWAHQNLLLRGPHATYRDLARTRELIGAVTGRVPRFFRPPYGVFSGAALIAARRLDLTPVLWTCWGRDWTRSATPSSVLDTLRDGLAGGGTVLLHDSDCTSAPGAWRASLAALPHLLEECLRRGWRVGPLGEHG, encoded by the coding sequence ATGGTGCGGCGGGCGGAGGAACAAGTGCGCGGCGGCGCGGTACCGGCGGCGACCGTCGGTGCCGCGCTGGCCGTCCAGGTGGTGCCGGCCGTGACGGTACTGCCCCGGGTACGGCTGCGGTTCTTTCCCCGGCTGAGCGGACGCGGCTCGCCGGGGCACGTCGCGCTCACCTTCGACGACGGCCCCGACCCGGCCTCCACCCCGCTCTTCGTCGAGACCCTCGCCGCACACCGGACCCGGGCGACGTTCTTCCTGCTCGGCTCGATGCTGGCCCGCGCGCCGGAACTCGGGCTGGATCTCGTCGCCGCCGGGCACGAGGTCGCGGTGCACGGCTGGGCGCACCAGAACCTGCTGCTCCGGGGGCCGCACGCCACCTACCGCGACCTGGCCCGGACCCGGGAACTGATCGGAGCGGTGACCGGACGGGTACCCCGGTTCTTCCGCCCGCCGTACGGGGTGTTCAGCGGCGCCGCCCTGATCGCCGCGCGCCGGCTGGACCTGACCCCGGTGCTCTGGACCTGCTGGGGGCGGGACTGGACCCGGTCGGCGACCCCCTCCTCGGTACTCGACACGCTGCGCGACGGGCTGGCCGGCGGCGGCACCGTGCTGCTGCACGACTCCGACTGCACCTCGGCGCCGGGTGCCTGGCGGGCCAGCCTCGCCGCCCTGCCCCACCTGCTGGAGGAGTGCCTCCGCCGGGGCTGGCGGGTCGGCCCGCTCGGCGAACACGGCTGA
- a CDS encoding glycosyltransferase family 2 protein: MTLLSVIVPVYQVRAYLADCLDSILDASFRDLELVAVDDGSRDGSAAILARYAERDCRLVVVTLDQNQGLGAARNTGLSRATGEYVWFVDGDDWLPEGSLTAVAERLTRTRPDLLVTAYTRYYPNGGTRHLSLSQVGAGGPGPDTFTLRQRPALLSVLHITCNKVIRRRFLLDLGLTFGPGWYEDVSFSFPLMLAAQRIALLDRCCYAYRQRPEGAITATVSDRHFEVFAHWDRVLSGLDADPAVPAELRHLIFQRMIWHLLQVLGHPRRVPPARRREFFAEIVTRYRAHLPPAGYQPPGGAVGLKHRLVGRGAYGLFAALQAARRAHVGVVTRVRHPLGSRPTADAAGSAPVAAVPGSRVEAVPGELTDRVS, encoded by the coding sequence GTGACCCTGCTCAGCGTGATAGTCCCGGTCTACCAGGTGCGGGCGTACCTGGCCGACTGCCTGGACTCCATCCTCGACGCGTCCTTCCGCGACCTCGAACTGGTGGCGGTGGACGACGGATCCCGCGACGGCAGCGCGGCGATCCTGGCCCGGTACGCCGAACGCGACTGCCGGCTGGTGGTGGTCACCCTCGACCAGAACCAGGGGCTCGGGGCGGCCCGCAACACCGGCCTGTCCCGGGCCACCGGCGAGTACGTGTGGTTCGTCGACGGCGACGACTGGCTGCCCGAGGGGAGCCTCACCGCCGTCGCCGAGCGGTTGACCCGGACCCGGCCCGACCTGCTGGTCACCGCGTACACCCGGTACTACCCGAACGGCGGGACCCGGCACCTGTCGCTCTCCCAGGTCGGTGCCGGAGGCCCGGGGCCGGATACCTTCACCCTCCGGCAGCGGCCGGCCCTGCTGTCGGTGCTGCACATCACCTGCAACAAGGTGATCCGGCGCCGGTTCCTCCTCGACCTCGGCCTGACCTTCGGACCCGGCTGGTACGAGGACGTCTCGTTCAGCTTTCCGCTGATGCTCGCCGCGCAGCGGATCGCCCTGCTGGACCGCTGCTGTTACGCGTACCGGCAGCGTCCCGAGGGTGCGATCACCGCGACGGTCAGCGACCGGCACTTCGAGGTCTTCGCGCACTGGGACCGGGTGCTGTCCGGGCTGGACGCCGACCCGGCGGTGCCGGCCGAACTGCGTCACCTGATCTTCCAGCGGATGATCTGGCACCTCTTGCAGGTGCTCGGCCATCCCCGACGGGTGCCGCCCGCGCGCCGCCGCGAGTTCTTCGCCGAGATCGTCACCCGGTACCGGGCACACCTGCCGCCCGCCGGCTACCAGCCGCCGGGCGGCGCCGTCGGGCTCAAGCACCGGCTGGTCGGTCGCGGAGCGTACGGGCTCTTCGCCGCGCTCCAGGCCGCGCGGCGGGCGCACGTCGGCGTGGTGACCCGGGTCCGGCACCCGCTGGGGTCGCGGCCGACGGCCGACGCCGCCGGGTCGGCACCGGTGGCCGCCGTGCCCGGCAGCCGGGTCGAGGCGGTACCCGGGGAGCTGACCGACCGGGTGAGTTGA
- a CDS encoding ribose-5-phosphate isomerase, giving the protein MRVYLGSDHAGYELKVHLANHLAKQGYELVDVGPFLFDPDDDYPVFCLHCGARVVADPGSLGVVIGGSGNGEQIAANKVAGVRAALAWNVETAQLAREHNDANVVAVGARQHTLDEATAIVEAFLTTPFSGNERHARRIGQVAEYERSGALPALPAS; this is encoded by the coding sequence ATGCGCGTCTATCTGGGATCCGACCATGCCGGCTACGAACTGAAGGTGCACCTGGCCAACCACCTGGCCAAGCAGGGCTACGAACTGGTGGACGTCGGGCCGTTCCTCTTCGACCCGGACGACGACTACCCGGTCTTCTGCCTGCACTGCGGGGCGCGGGTGGTGGCCGACCCGGGCAGCCTGGGCGTGGTGATCGGCGGCTCGGGCAACGGCGAGCAGATCGCCGCCAACAAGGTGGCCGGGGTGCGCGCCGCGCTCGCCTGGAACGTCGAGACCGCCCAGCTCGCCCGGGAACACAACGACGCGAACGTGGTCGCGGTCGGCGCCCGCCAGCACACCCTCGACGAGGCGACGGCGATCGTGGAGGCCTTCCTCACCACGCCGTTCTCCGGCAACGAGCGGCACGCGCGGCGGATCGGACAGGTCGCCGAGTACGAGCGCTCCGGCGCGCTGCCGGCACTGCCGGCGTCGTAG